A portion of the Hoylesella buccalis ATCC 35310 genome contains these proteins:
- a CDS encoding lysylphosphatidylglycerol synthase transmembrane domain-containing protein, with translation MKQATHQTLNVALSLLLGSAILYWMYRDFDFQLIKNVVLHEMDWTWMWLSFPFGILAEAFRGWRWKQTLQPMGERSRASVRVHSVFLSYAVSLLIPRIGEFARCGILSRFDNVSFPKALGTVVTERIIDSLLVLLITALTLTAQIKIFDTFFVHTGTSIDAILRQFSTAGYIVTAICAMAVLVLAFFLLKRLSIYNKVKITLHDIGQGIASLRQVKSIPLFIAFTLLIWLCYFLHYYLTFFCFDATAHLGLSCALVTFIVGSIAVIVPTPNGAGPWHFAVKTMLILYGVAETDALYFVLIVHSVQTLLVAVLGIYAWIALSFTKKKLKCVKAGKIVLPAQE, from the coding sequence ATGAAACAAGCCACACATCAAACCTTGAACGTAGCACTGTCTTTACTCCTTGGCAGTGCCATTCTATACTGGATGTACCGCGACTTTGATTTTCAACTCATCAAGAATGTGGTGCTACATGAGATGGACTGGACCTGGATGTGGCTGTCGTTTCCGTTCGGAATATTGGCAGAAGCCTTTCGAGGTTGGCGTTGGAAACAAACGTTGCAGCCCATGGGCGAGCGTTCCAGGGCATCGGTCAGGGTTCATTCTGTATTCCTATCGTATGCCGTCAGCTTGTTGATTCCGCGCATAGGCGAGTTCGCCCGTTGTGGCATTTTAAGCAGATTTGATAACGTATCGTTTCCCAAAGCATTGGGAACCGTGGTGACCGAGCGCATCATCGACTCTCTCTTGGTATTGCTCATCACGGCCCTCACGCTGACAGCTCAAATCAAGATATTCGATACTTTTTTCGTTCACACGGGTACGAGCATTGACGCGATTCTGCGACAATTCTCTACTGCCGGCTACATTGTCACGGCCATCTGCGCCATGGCGGTGTTGGTGCTGGCATTTTTCCTACTAAAACGTTTGTCTATATATAATAAGGTGAAAATCACCTTGCATGACATCGGACAAGGTATCGCTTCACTTCGACAAGTAAAAAGCATACCTTTGTTCATTGCTTTCACCTTATTAATATGGCTATGCTACTTTCTACACTATTATCTCACCTTCTTTTGCTTTGATGCCACCGCCCATTTAGGACTGTCGTGCGCATTGGTAACGTTCATCGTAGGCTCCATTGCCGTTATCGTTCCAACGCCAAACGGAGCCGGTCCCTGGCATTTTGCCGTCAAGACGATGCTGATTTTATACGGAGTAGCTGAAACCGATGCCCTATATTTTGTGCTGATTGTACACTCAGTGCAAACTCTTTTAGTGGCCGTGCTGGGCATATACGCGTGGATTGCCCTGTCGTTCACAAAGAAAAAACTTAAATGCGTGAAGGCAGGAAAAATCGTTCTGCCAGCGCAAGAATAA